In the genome of Rhizobium etli 8C-3, one region contains:
- the pepT gene encoding peptidase T yields the protein MTDTVTDRFLRYVVIDTQSDPTSSTQPSTEKQKKLGRLLVEELLAIGLSDAHLDEHGYVYATIPSNADKPVPVICFCSHMDTAPDFTGTNVTPQIVRNYGGGDIRLSGDRQQIIRVVDHPALNDQIGNDIITTDGTTLLGADDKAGIAEIMTAAQILVDNPDIKHGTIKILFTPDEEIGRGVDKVDLEKLGARFAYTMDGETAGHIEDETFSADGVEITIQGVAIHPGFAKGKMENAIKIAGAIINRLPKNVAPETTEGREGFVHPTGVTGSMEKAALNLIVRDFNDDGLAAKEAILERIVQEVMADYPGSSYGFRVKPQYRNMKAILDRHPEIIQNAVEAIRRAGMEPVRGSIRGGTDGSRLSFMNLPCPNIFAGGHAFHSPLEWVSRQDMEKAVKTIVELAKIWEERA from the coding sequence ATGACCGATACTGTTACCGATCGCTTCCTTCGATATGTCGTTATTGACACGCAATCGGATCCCACCTCGTCAACGCAGCCTTCCACCGAAAAGCAGAAGAAACTTGGCCGTTTGCTGGTCGAGGAACTGCTGGCAATCGGGCTTTCGGATGCGCATCTCGACGAGCACGGCTATGTCTATGCGACCATTCCTTCCAATGCGGACAAGCCGGTGCCGGTCATCTGCTTCTGTTCGCATATGGATACCGCACCTGACTTCACCGGAACGAATGTCACCCCGCAAATCGTACGGAACTACGGCGGCGGCGACATTCGGCTTTCAGGCGATCGGCAGCAGATCATTCGCGTCGTTGACCATCCGGCGCTCAACGACCAGATCGGCAACGACATCATCACGACCGACGGTACGACGCTGCTCGGGGCAGATGACAAGGCCGGCATTGCCGAGATCATGACGGCGGCGCAAATCCTGGTCGACAATCCGGATATCAAGCACGGCACGATCAAGATCCTCTTCACGCCGGACGAGGAAATCGGCCGTGGCGTCGACAAGGTCGACCTTGAAAAGCTCGGGGCCCGGTTCGCCTACACCATGGATGGCGAGACGGCAGGCCATATCGAAGACGAGACCTTCTCCGCCGATGGTGTCGAGATCACTATTCAAGGTGTGGCCATCCATCCCGGATTCGCCAAAGGAAAAATGGAAAATGCCATCAAGATCGCCGGCGCCATCATCAATCGGTTGCCGAAGAACGTGGCACCGGAGACGACCGAGGGCAGAGAGGGCTTCGTCCACCCCACAGGCGTCACCGGCTCGATGGAAAAAGCAGCCCTCAACCTGATCGTACGTGACTTCAATGACGATGGCCTCGCAGCCAAGGAAGCGATTCTGGAGAGGATCGTACAAGAGGTGATGGCGGACTATCCGGGCTCCTCCTACGGCTTCAGGGTCAAGCCGCAGTACCGCAACATGAAGGCCATCCTCGACCGCCATCCGGAAATCATCCAAAACGCCGTCGAGGCAATCCGGCGCGCCGGAATGGAGCCAGTGCGCGGCAGCATCCGGGGCGGGACGGACGGTTCGCGGCTTTCGTTCATGAACCTGCCCTGCCCCAATATCTTCGCAGGCGGCCACGCCTTCCATTCGCCGCTCGAATGGGTCAGCCGACAAGATATGGAAAAAGCGGTCAAGACGATCGTCGAGCTCGCGAAAATCTGGGAAGAGCGCGCTTAA
- a CDS encoding isoprenylcysteine carboxyl methyltransferase family protein codes for MMLAATALLTFITFQRLGELVVAKRNTAMLLAKGGREIGAEHYPCMVALHSAWIGGLWLLAPDRPVKLVWLAIFLLLQIFRLWVLVTLKERWTTRIIVLPGAPLVCSGPYRFMRHPNYAVVAGEIAVLPLAFGMPLYAAAFTILNALMLAIRIRAENAALKTAMILK; via the coding sequence ATGATGCTCGCCGCTACCGCGCTTTTGACCTTCATCACGTTCCAGCGCCTCGGCGAGCTCGTTGTGGCCAAGCGCAACACTGCCATGCTCCTTGCCAAAGGCGGGCGCGAGATCGGGGCTGAACATTACCCCTGCATGGTCGCACTGCACTCGGCCTGGATCGGCGGCCTGTGGCTGCTTGCCCCAGACAGGCCGGTGAAGCTTGTTTGGTTGGCCATCTTCCTGCTGCTGCAAATCTTTCGCCTCTGGGTGCTCGTGACACTCAAGGAGCGATGGACGACAAGGATCATCGTTCTGCCGGGGGCGCCGCTCGTCTGCAGCGGGCCCTATCGCTTCATGCGGCATCCCAATTACGCGGTCGTCGCCGGCGAGATTGCCGTTTTGCCGCTTGCGTTCGGCATGCCGCTCTATGCAGCCGCCTTCACGATCCTGAATGCGCTCATGCTCGCTATCCGCATCCGTGCCGAAAATGCCGCACTCAAAACGGCAATGATTTTGAAATAA
- a CDS encoding adenylate/guanylate cyclase domain-containing protein, translating into MDLPAHLAWLVDEAGASSDPELFLAELGGRLLADGLPLAGAALTLAVPHPIIARRTWLWRAESGVVIEALGFAGGPPGQAGRGWLAGLGPVHEEAVGRAPDSPVLGWAGCRPFQPAEADRLKQASRFAAAPLAALAARAALATLLEAYLGRRSAAQVQAGALCRGAGETIRAALLCADLRDFTALSEATEPSVMIAALDAWFDRVTGAVHAFGGEVLKFIGDGVLAIFPAAGAPGEACEAALRAVAAARAGMVHLDATRQAQGLPSLPFGMALHFGEMLWGNIGAADRLDFTAIGPAVNLVSRLEGLCKPLGHTVLISGAVAKETATALIPLGEHALRGIADPCAVFTLPEE; encoded by the coding sequence ATGGATCTGCCCGCGCACCTCGCCTGGCTGGTCGACGAGGCCGGCGCCTCATCCGACCCCGAATTGTTCCTAGCCGAGCTCGGCGGCCGGTTGCTGGCCGACGGCCTGCCACTGGCCGGCGCAGCCCTGACGCTTGCCGTGCCGCATCCGATCATTGCCCGCCGCACCTGGTTATGGCGGGCCGAATCCGGGGTCGTGATCGAGGCGCTCGGCTTTGCCGGCGGGCCGCCCGGTCAGGCCGGCCGCGGCTGGCTTGCCGGACTTGGCCCCGTGCACGAGGAGGCGGTCGGCCGGGCTCCGGACAGCCCGGTGCTGGGCTGGGCGGGATGCCGACCATTCCAACCTGCCGAGGCCGACCGGCTGAAGCAGGCCTCGCGCTTTGCCGCCGCGCCCCTGGCTGCGCTGGCAGCACGTGCGGCCCTGGCAACACTGCTCGAAGCCTATCTCGGACGGCGCAGCGCCGCGCAGGTGCAGGCGGGCGCGCTCTGCCGCGGTGCCGGCGAGACCATCCGCGCCGCATTGCTGTGCGCCGATCTGCGCGATTTCACAGCACTGTCCGAAGCGACAGAACCCTCCGTCATGATCGCCGCCCTTGACGCCTGGTTCGACCGCGTCACCGGGGCGGTGCATGCTTTCGGGGGTGAAGTTTTGAAGTTCATCGGCGACGGCGTGCTGGCGATCTTTCCGGCCGCCGGCGCGCCGGGCGAGGCCTGCGAGGCGGCGCTGCGCGCAGTCGCCGCCGCCCGCGCAGGCATGGTTCACCTCGATGCGACGCGCCAGGCGCAGGGCCTGCCATCGCTACCCTTCGGCATGGCGCTGCATTTCGGAGAGATGTTATGGGGCAATATCGGCGCTGCCGACCGGTTGGACTTTACCGCCATCGGCCCCGCGGTCAACCTGGTCAGCCGGCTCGAAGGGCTCTGCAAGCCCCTTGGTCACACCGTGCTCATCTCAGGCGCAGTCGCCAAGGAGACGGCAACGGCCTTGATTCCCCTGGGCGAACACGCATTGCGCGGCATCGCTGATCCCTGCGCGGTCTTCACCCTGCCGGAGGAATGA
- a CDS encoding ABC-F family ATP-binding cassette domain-containing protein yields the protein MIRIENISKQNSHRILFIEATAALNRGDKVGLVGPNGAGKTTLFRMITQAEQPDEGQVSVDKGVTIGYFNQDVGEMEGRSAVSEVMDGAGPVSIVAAALRELEAAMSDPAQADDMDRIIERYGEVQARYEELDGYALEGRAREVLGGLSFSQEMMDGDVGALSGGWKMRVALARILLMRPDVMLLDEPSNHLDLESLIWLEEFLKGYDGALLMTSHDREFMNRIVTKIIEIDGGNLNSYSGDYAFYEHQRAQNEKQQQAQFERQQAMLAKEIKFIERFKARASHASQVQSRVKKLEKIDRVEPPKRRQVVSFEFLPAPRSGEDVISLKNVHKKYGSRTIYEGLDFLVRRRERWCIMGINGAGKSTLLKLVAGSAEPDSGNVALGASVRMGYFAQHAMDLLDGERTVLQSLEDKFPQAGQGSLRALSGCFGFSGDDVEKKCRVLSGGEKARLVMAMMLFDPPNLLVLDEPTNHLDLDTKEMLIKALSEYEGTMLFVSHDRHFLGALSNRVLELTPDGIHQYSGGYTEYVARTGHEAPGLRR from the coding sequence ATGATTCGAATCGAAAACATCAGCAAGCAGAACAGCCACCGCATCCTCTTCATCGAGGCGACAGCAGCGCTCAACAGAGGCGACAAGGTCGGCCTCGTCGGTCCGAACGGTGCCGGCAAAACGACCCTTTTCCGGATGATCACACAGGCCGAGCAACCCGACGAGGGGCAAGTATCCGTCGATAAGGGCGTCACCATCGGCTATTTCAATCAGGATGTCGGCGAGATGGAGGGCCGCAGCGCCGTGTCCGAGGTGATGGACGGCGCCGGACCCGTGAGCATCGTTGCTGCCGCATTGCGGGAGCTCGAGGCTGCCATGTCGGATCCTGCACAGGCCGACGACATGGACAGGATCATCGAGCGCTACGGCGAGGTCCAGGCGCGCTACGAGGAGCTCGACGGTTATGCCCTGGAAGGACGCGCGCGCGAAGTTTTAGGCGGTCTCAGCTTCAGCCAGGAAATGATGGACGGCGACGTTGGTGCACTATCGGGCGGCTGGAAGATGCGTGTGGCGCTTGCCCGAATTCTCCTGATGCGTCCCGACGTCATGTTGCTTGACGAGCCGAGCAACCATCTGGATCTGGAAAGCCTCATCTGGCTGGAGGAGTTTCTGAAAGGTTATGACGGCGCGCTGCTGATGACCTCGCACGACCGCGAGTTCATGAATCGCATCGTCACCAAGATCATCGAGATTGATGGCGGCAACTTGAACAGCTACTCCGGCGACTATGCCTTTTACGAGCATCAGCGGGCCCAGAACGAGAAGCAGCAGCAAGCCCAGTTCGAGCGCCAGCAGGCGATGCTCGCCAAGGAAATCAAGTTTATCGAGCGCTTCAAGGCCCGCGCCTCGCATGCTTCGCAGGTGCAAAGCCGCGTGAAGAAGCTGGAGAAGATCGACCGGGTGGAACCGCCGAAGCGTCGCCAGGTCGTTTCGTTCGAGTTTTTGCCGGCACCGCGCTCGGGCGAGGATGTCATCAGCCTGAAGAACGTGCACAAGAAATATGGGAGCCGAACGATCTATGAGGGACTGGATTTTTTGGTGCGGCGGCGCGAACGCTGGTGCATCATGGGTATCAACGGCGCGGGAAAGTCTACGCTTCTGAAGCTGGTCGCGGGTTCTGCAGAGCCGGATAGTGGCAACGTCGCTCTCGGTGCCAGCGTGAGGATGGGATATTTCGCCCAGCACGCCATGGATCTCCTGGACGGCGAACGCACCGTTCTCCAGTCACTGGAAGATAAATTCCCGCAGGCGGGGCAGGGCTCGTTGCGCGCGCTTTCGGGCTGCTTCGGTTTTTCCGGCGACGACGTCGAGAAGAAATGCCGGGTGCTCTCTGGCGGCGAGAAGGCGCGGCTCGTCATGGCAATGATGCTCTTCGATCCGCCGAACCTCCTCGTGCTGGACGAGCCGACAAACCACCTGGACCTGGACACCAAGGAAATGCTCATCAAGGCGTTGTCCGAGTACGAAGGAACGATGCTCTTCGTTTCGCACGACCGGCACTTCCTGGGCGCTTTGTCCAATCGGGTGCTGGAACTGACCCCCGACGGCATTCACCAATATAGCGGCGGCTACACGGAATACGTGGCGCGCACCGGTCATGAGGCGCCTGGCCTGCGTCGTTGA
- a CDS encoding SRPBCC family protein, translating to MQEALVVRRETHIPAPPSAVFALLTDPEKILRWMGTEAEIEPQPGGIYLVNVTGARFARGSFREVVPVHRLAYSFGWDGSEIVPPGSSLVEIDLIEQPDGTLLRLTHTGLPNAEQCAGHAEGWAHYLGRLVEVAAGRDPGPDPMHGRYD from the coding sequence ATGCAAGAGGCCCTTGTCGTTCGTCGCGAAACGCATATCCCGGCGCCGCCCTCGGCGGTGTTTGCCCTGTTGACAGATCCAGAGAAAATCCTGCGCTGGATGGGTACCGAGGCGGAGATCGAGCCGCAGCCTGGGGGGATCTATCTGGTCAACGTCACCGGCGCTCGCTTCGCCCGCGGTTCCTTTCGCGAGGTGGTGCCGGTGCACCGTCTGGCCTACAGCTTCGGCTGGGACGGCAGCGAAATCGTGCCGCCGGGGTCGAGCCTGGTCGAGATCGACCTGATCGAGCAGCCGGACGGCACGCTGCTGCGCCTGACCCACACTGGCCTGCCGAATGCCGAACAATGTGCCGGTCATGCGGAAGGCTGGGCTCACTACCTCGGTCGGCTAGTCGAGGTGGCAGCCGGACGCGACCCGGGCCCGGATCCGATGCATGGCAGATACGACTGA
- a CDS encoding DUF899 domain-containing protein: protein MTAHVTGTRQEWLSARLDLLEDEKELTRRSDALALRRQELPWVRIDKEYRFETEEGSAKLADLFKGRSQLLVYHFMFGPDYTAGCPSCSSIADGFNGIVVHLENHDVAFSAVSRAPLARLQGFKRRMGWTFPWASSNGGDFNRDFSVWFTEEEQREGSIDYNFRREPPAPERLAEKPVQEWQVRGSEAPVAQIAAMTGTDVATYTRDRPGLSAFVLDDGIVYHSYSSYARGLDGLWGMYQWLDRAPMGRNEHGVWWRHHDKYETESRRGGRNDDCCSA, encoded by the coding sequence ATGACGGCACACGTAACAGGAACACGTCAGGAGTGGTTGTCGGCACGGCTCGACCTGCTCGAGGATGAGAAGGAGCTGACCCGGCGCAGCGACGCACTGGCGTTGCGGCGTCAGGAATTACCCTGGGTTCGGATCGACAAGGAATACCGGTTCGAGACCGAAGAAGGCAGCGCCAAGCTGGCGGATCTATTCAAGGGCCGCTCGCAGCTTCTCGTCTATCACTTCATGTTCGGCCCCGACTATACGGCCGGATGCCCCTCCTGCTCGTCGATCGCCGATGGATTCAACGGCATCGTGGTCCATCTGGAGAACCACGATGTCGCCTTCTCGGCGGTCTCGCGCGCACCGCTTGCAAGGCTGCAGGGATTCAAGCGGCGGATGGGCTGGACTTTTCCCTGGGCCTCGTCGAACGGCGGCGATTTCAATCGTGACTTCAGCGTCTGGTTCACTGAAGAAGAGCAGCGCGAGGGCAGCATAGATTACAATTTCCGCCGCGAGCCGCCGGCACCTGAGCGGCTCGCTGAAAAACCGGTTCAGGAATGGCAGGTGCGTGGCAGCGAGGCGCCGGTCGCGCAGATCGCAGCCATGACGGGAACCGACGTTGCCACATATACGCGCGACAGGCCGGGCCTCAGTGCCTTCGTGCTCGACGATGGCATCGTCTACCATAGCTATTCCAGCTATGCGCGCGGTCTGGACGGTCTGTGGGGTATGTACCAATGGCTCGACCGTGCTCCTATGGGGCGCAACGAGCACGGCGTGTGGTGGCGCCACCACGACAAGTACGAAACGGAATCTCGCCGGGGGGGCCGCAACGATGATTGCTGCTCAGCGTGA
- a CDS encoding DUF1328 domain-containing protein, translated as MLYYALVFLVVALIAGVLGFGGIAGASASIAQVLFFIFLVLFVVSLVMRLMRRE; from the coding sequence ATGCTGTACTACGCTTTGGTATTTCTCGTCGTAGCCCTGATCGCCGGCGTCCTCGGATTTGGCGGGATCGCAGGCGCTTCGGCTTCCATAGCACAGGTTCTTTTCTTCATATTCCTGGTGCTGTTCGTCGTATCGCTCGTCATGCGCCTGATGCGCCGCGAATAG
- a CDS encoding helix-turn-helix domain-containing protein has product MDSLITAAARALAAGDPLGALKRVALRGDAPALALRGIAMAQLGDLGRATALLRSAARAFGRKEAVARARCVVAQAEIALVSRDLTWPAKALDAARATLEAHGDRINAAHARNVEIRRLLLIGRLDEAESKLAVLDSTPLPPASKAAHELVVAGIAIRRLQTKAAREALTRARHAASEADIPALTAEVERAFLLLVTPAARLIARGEERLLLLEEIEALPGSGALVVDACRNIVRDERLAVPLASRPVLFALARALGEAWPGDVPRAILVARAFRARHADESHRARLRVEIGRLRAAIRTLADVKATKRGFALMPRRAREIAVLAPPVEEQHPAVLAFLADGESWSSSALAIALGASPRTVQRALEQLAAAGKVQSYGRGRARRWMTPPVPGFPTILLLPGPLPGD; this is encoded by the coding sequence ATGGACTCGCTGATCACTGCTGCGGCACGCGCCCTTGCCGCGGGTGATCCCCTTGGCGCATTGAAGCGGGTCGCGCTTCGCGGCGACGCGCCGGCGCTTGCGCTCAGGGGTATTGCGATGGCGCAACTCGGCGATCTCGGCCGGGCCACGGCTCTGCTCAGGAGTGCGGCGCGTGCCTTCGGCCGCAAGGAGGCGGTGGCCCGCGCAAGGTGTGTCGTCGCCCAGGCCGAAATCGCCCTCGTCTCGCGCGACCTCACCTGGCCTGCGAAGGCGCTCGACGCAGCGCGGGCGACTCTCGAAGCCCATGGCGACCGCATCAATGCCGCACATGCACGGAATGTGGAGATCCGGCGCCTGCTCCTGATTGGCCGCCTCGACGAGGCAGAGAGTAAGCTGGCGGTGCTCGATTCAACGCCGCTCCCGCCCGCGTCGAAGGCCGCCCATGAGTTGGTTGTTGCCGGGATCGCCATTCGGCGTCTTCAAACGAAAGCGGCGCGCGAGGCTCTCACGCGGGCCAGACACGCCGCGAGCGAGGCAGACATTCCTGCACTCACCGCGGAGGTAGAACGAGCCTTTCTCCTCCTGGTAACACCTGCGGCGCGCCTGATTGCGCGTGGTGAGGAACGTCTGCTCCTACTCGAGGAGATCGAAGCGCTGCCGGGGTCCGGTGCGCTTGTTGTGGACGCATGCCGGAATATCGTGCGGGACGAGCGGCTGGCCGTCCCGCTCGCGTCGCGCCCGGTATTGTTCGCACTCGCCCGTGCGCTGGGCGAAGCCTGGCCTGGCGACGTTCCGAGGGCCATCCTCGTCGCCCGCGCCTTCCGGGCAAGACATGCCGATGAATCCCATCGCGCGCGGCTGAGGGTCGAGATCGGGCGGCTTCGCGCCGCAATCCGGACCCTTGCCGATGTGAAGGCGACGAAGCGAGGCTTTGCGTTGATGCCGCGCCGCGCTCGCGAGATCGCTGTACTGGCGCCGCCCGTCGAAGAACAGCATCCGGCGGTGCTTGCCTTTCTTGCTGACGGCGAGTCATGGTCGAGCTCAGCACTTGCGATTGCGCTCGGCGCAAGCCCGCGCACGGTACAGCGAGCGCTCGAGCAGCTTGCCGCAGCAGGCAAGGTGCAGTCTTATGGCCGTGGACGGGCGCGTCGCTGGATGACCCCTCCGGTGCCGGGATTCCCGACAATCTTGTTACTCCCCGGTCCGCTGCCGGGTGATTAA
- a CDS encoding RNA polymerase sigma factor, whose product MPVARTTFPAYSRLKTGSPLRLAITGRRTGAEAAIASEADIRKGLTDNLARLWRYGLVLSRQRDVADDLVQQTCVRALERCGQFEQGTRLDRWLFSILHSIWLNEVRSRKVRQGRGLADPLEALVFDGARDAETHVMANQVLLQVDALPEAQRSAVFLAYVEGLSYREVADILAIPIGTVMSRLAAARATLSGAFSDEGRQ is encoded by the coding sequence ATGCCGGTCGCGCGCACCACATTTCCTGCCTATAGTCGCCTGAAAACGGGATCGCCGCTTCGGCTGGCGATTACCGGGAGACGAACTGGGGCGGAGGCGGCCATCGCGAGCGAAGCGGACATCAGGAAAGGCCTGACAGACAATCTTGCCAGGCTCTGGCGTTATGGTCTCGTACTCTCGCGGCAGCGCGACGTGGCCGATGACCTCGTTCAGCAGACCTGTGTCCGGGCGCTGGAACGCTGCGGGCAGTTCGAACAGGGGACGCGGCTCGATCGCTGGCTGTTTTCGATCCTGCATTCGATCTGGCTGAACGAGGTCCGGTCCCGCAAGGTTCGCCAGGGCAGGGGATTGGCTGATCCGCTGGAAGCACTGGTTTTCGACGGAGCCCGCGACGCCGAAACGCATGTCATGGCAAATCAGGTGCTGCTGCAGGTGGACGCGCTTCCCGAAGCACAGCGCAGTGCCGTCTTCCTCGCCTACGTGGAAGGGCTCTCCTATCGCGAGGTGGCGGATATACTGGCCATACCGATCGGAACCGTGATGAGCCGGCTGGCGGCAGCACGCGCGACGCTTTCGGGCGCCTTTTCGGACGAGGGACGGCAATGA
- a CDS encoding tetratricopeptide repeat protein gives MTTTIVRIASLVLGGCIAASTLSTPVLAVGGGGGGGANTPTCKKGQIYDKRSKQCVKQQGANVTDENRTDYAYSLAKAGRYEEALAILDTVKDQNNAQVLNYRGYATRKLGRTDEGISYYIQSVKLDPQYAKVREYLGEAYVVKGRIDLAKEQLNIIKAICGTGCEEYQDLNAVILDPSKI, from the coding sequence ATGACGACCACGATTGTCCGTATCGCTTCTCTCGTCCTCGGCGGCTGCATCGCCGCCTCCACCCTTTCCACCCCCGTCTTGGCCGTCGGCGGCGGTGGTGGCGGCGGCGCGAATACGCCCACCTGCAAGAAGGGTCAGATCTATGACAAGAGGTCGAAACAGTGCGTGAAGCAGCAGGGCGCCAACGTGACGGATGAGAACCGCACCGACTATGCCTATTCACTGGCGAAGGCCGGCCGATATGAGGAAGCGCTGGCGATACTCGACACCGTCAAGGATCAGAACAATGCGCAAGTGCTGAATTATCGCGGCTACGCCACCCGCAAGCTCGGCCGCACGGACGAAGGCATCTCGTACTACATTCAGTCGGTAAAGCTCGATCCCCAATATGCGAAGGTTCGTGAATACCTTGGCGAAGCCTACGTCGTCAAAGGCCGCATCGATCTCGCCAAGGAGCAGTTGAACATCATCAAGGCGATCTGCGGCACGGGTTGCGAGGAATATCAGGACCTCAACGCAGTAATCCTCGATCCGTCGAAGATATGA
- a CDS encoding anti-sigma factor family protein: MSNHINIPSDEELTAFIDGELPRQDAARIEALGNADERVAARLEFLSKSNLPFNEAFTPLLAAAPRARLESMLAAIPTRRASRQQSFASRRGFVGALAASVVAGVIADRAYLGISRSLSKDEGDADWRAVVAEYISLYTPDTLAGPVPPGDVQSVQLAQIDRKLGLALSPRMVALPGVDFKRVLLLEYDERPLAQIGYLDPETGPMALCIIRSDKGEKAPEIEGRKGMNVIYWSSRSHAFMLIGHAPADRMQELVDNLRSKLTA; this comes from the coding sequence ATGAGCAACCATATCAACATACCCTCTGACGAAGAACTGACAGCCTTCATCGACGGCGAGCTGCCGCGGCAGGATGCTGCGCGCATCGAAGCGCTCGGCAATGCCGACGAACGCGTAGCCGCAAGGCTGGAATTCTTGTCTAAAAGCAACCTGCCGTTCAATGAGGCCTTCACGCCGCTTCTCGCCGCCGCGCCGCGGGCCAGGCTCGAATCGATGCTTGCCGCAATCCCCACACGGCGGGCAAGTAGGCAACAAAGCTTTGCGAGCCGCCGCGGCTTTGTCGGTGCGCTTGCAGCTTCGGTGGTCGCGGGAGTCATTGCTGACCGCGCCTATCTCGGCATCAGCCGCAGCCTTTCGAAGGACGAGGGGGACGCCGATTGGCGCGCTGTCGTTGCCGAATATATTTCGCTCTACACGCCGGATACTCTTGCAGGACCTGTTCCGCCTGGCGATGTGCAGAGCGTTCAGCTTGCTCAGATCGACCGAAAGCTTGGGCTTGCACTTTCCCCCAGGATGGTTGCGTTGCCGGGGGTCGACTTCAAGCGCGTGCTGCTCCTGGAATACGACGAACGACCTCTCGCCCAGATCGGCTACCTCGATCCCGAGACCGGCCCGATGGCGCTCTGCATCATCCGCTCGGACAAGGGTGAAAAGGCCCCGGAGATCGAAGGCCGTAAGGGCATGAACGTCATCTACTGGTCCAGCCGGAGCCATGCCTTCATGTTGATCGGCCATGCCCCGGCAGACCGCATGCAGGAACTCGTCGACAACCTCAGGTCAAAATTGACGGCATGA
- a CDS encoding type III polyketide synthase, whose protein sequence is MNHTVKFLSLAIAVPEHIITQAEAAEASARLFAGRLKDFRHLAGVFDNAGIIKRHAARPLSWFDEPHGWQDRMDAYAEVASNLFIETAAKALRQAELKASDIDCVVTVSSTGFTTPSLDAQLARKMGFRADIERVPVFGLGCAAGVSGLGIASRLAKERPGKIVLFVAIELCTLAFRLDELTRPNIIATALFGDGAAACVLRNGGDGICEVASSGEHLFPDTLDIMGWKIDDTGFGIVLAQSLPPFAQTQLGPAVDMILARDGLSRRDIGRFICHPGGTKVLTAMESALTLSPGSLDHERAVISNYGNMSSPTVLFVLERAIHAGLPERSAMIAMGPGFSASCVTLRRTA, encoded by the coding sequence GTGAACCATACGGTCAAATTTCTGAGCCTCGCCATTGCCGTGCCGGAACACATCATTACGCAGGCAGAAGCAGCCGAGGCCTCGGCCCGGCTCTTTGCCGGTCGCCTGAAGGACTTTCGGCATCTGGCGGGGGTCTTCGACAATGCGGGCATTATCAAGCGGCACGCCGCGCGTCCGCTCTCATGGTTCGACGAGCCGCATGGCTGGCAGGACCGGATGGACGCTTATGCCGAGGTCGCAAGCAATCTCTTCATCGAAACGGCGGCCAAGGCACTGCGGCAGGCGGAGCTAAAGGCAAGCGACATCGATTGCGTTGTCACCGTCTCCTCCACCGGGTTTACCACACCAAGCCTCGATGCGCAGCTTGCCAGGAAGATGGGGTTCCGGGCGGATATAGAACGCGTACCCGTGTTCGGGCTTGGCTGTGCTGCCGGCGTCTCTGGCCTCGGCATCGCGTCGCGTCTGGCAAAAGAAAGGCCGGGCAAGATCGTGCTCTTCGTGGCGATCGAGCTTTGCACCCTCGCCTTCCGGCTAGATGAGCTGACGCGGCCCAACATCATCGCAACAGCGCTCTTCGGCGATGGCGCCGCAGCCTGTGTGTTGCGCAACGGCGGAGACGGCATCTGCGAAGTGGCATCGAGCGGCGAACATCTGTTTCCCGACACGCTCGACATCATGGGCTGGAAGATCGACGACACAGGCTTCGGCATCGTACTTGCACAGTCGCTTCCGCCGTTCGCGCAGACGCAGCTCGGTCCTGCTGTCGACATGATCCTTGCCCGCGATGGCCTGTCGCGCCGGGATATTGGCCGCTTTATATGTCATCCGGGCGGCACGAAGGTGCTCACCGCGATGGAAAGCGCGCTGACGCTCTCGCCAGGATCGCTGGATCACGAGCGCGCGGTGATTTCCAACTATGGCAACATGTCCTCGCCAACCGTCCTCTTCGTGCTGGAACGCGCAATCCACGCCGGCCTGCCCGAGCGCTCGGCGATGATCGCCATGGGACCAGGCTTCTCCGCAAGCTGCGTGACGCTGCGGAGGACGGCATGA